A DNA window from Xyrauchen texanus isolate HMW12.3.18 chromosome 6, RBS_HiC_50CHRs, whole genome shotgun sequence contains the following coding sequences:
- the LOC127645590 gene encoding tripartite motif-containing protein 16 — translation MEETASALHSSEPSDVDCDVCIGRKRKAEQACLECVASYCDIHLDLHNTLHVGKRHRLVEANEKLQEKICPDHDKLLEVYCRTDQQCICHLCITDKHRGHDVIKMEKEVTDKQIQLGELQRRTTDITEAKEKDVQEIRQAVEAFKTSAQNALETNERNFTELIQSIKDNQSKVTELIQGQAEAAVRQADGFIETLNQGISNLRNIDAELQNLELLSHTNNDVQFLESAMPMPSLNEYKKPFVLLEHPYCSFEHATKAVSELKQKLNIITQWSLLTISGRVKNTGIVTSPPPQTREEFLQYASKLTFNTNTAHESLCLSKEDSQVTATHLHQDYPDHSKRFDCRSQILCNEALRGSPQYWEVEFGGGCWVCIAVSYQGICRKGKRGPLFGRNPYSWGLRCKWASFEFWHNNKETEVKYKTHCSTIGVYLDHSAGILAFYNASDMSLIYKAQMQFTEPVYPGFGLAGTGSYVRICNQAEQVSETSSPAFISDSSDSSL, via the exons ATGGAGGAAACAGCTTCAGCTCTTCACTCAAGTGAACCCTCAGATGTGGACTGTGATGTGTGCATTGGAAGGAAACGCAAAGCCGAACAGGCCTGTTTGGAATGTGTGGCTTCATACTGCGATATTCATCTGGACTTGCATAACACTCTGCATGTCGGAAAAAGGCACAGACTGGTTGAGGCAAATGAAAAGTTGCAGGAGAAAATCTGCCCTGACCACGACAAGCTGCTGGAGGTCTACTGCCGTACAGACCAACAGTGCATCTGTCATCTGTGCATTACCGATAAACACAGAGGTCATGATGTCATTAAAATGGAGAAGGAAGTGACTGATAAACAG ATTCAGTTGGGCGAGTTGCAGAGGAGGACCACTGACATAACTGAAGCAAAGGAGAAAGACGTGCAAGAGATTAGACAAGCTGTTGAGGCTTTTAAG ACTTCAGCACAAAATGCACTGGAGACCAATGAAAGGAACTTCACTGAGCTGATCCAGTCTATAAAGGACAATCAAAGCAAAGTGACAGAGCTGATTCAAGGTCAGGCAGAAGCTGCAGTAAGGCAAGCGGATGGATTCATAGAGACACTAAATCAGGGAATCAGTAATCTGAGGAACATCGATGCTGAACTACAAAATCTGGAGCTGCTTTCTCATACAAACAATGATGTCCAATTTCTTGAG AGTGCTATGCCTATGCCCTCTCTGAATGAGTACAAGAAACCTTTCGTCCTTCTTGAGCATCCATATTGTTCATTCGAGCATGCAACTAAGGCAGTCTCTGAACTAAAACAAAAGCTAAACATAATCACCCAATGGAGTTTATTAACAATCTCTGGAAGAG TGAAAAACACTGGAATTGTGACATCACCACCACCACAGACACGAGAGGAGTTTTTACAGT ATGCATCTAAGCTCACTTTTAATACCAACACAGCACATGAAAGCCTCTGCTTGTCAAAAGAGGACAGTCAGGTGACTGCCACACACCTGCATCAGGACTATCCTGATCACTCTAAGAGGTTTGACTGCAGGTCACAGATTCTGTGCAATGAGGCACTCAGAGGGTCCCCTCAGTATTGGGAGGTGGAGTTTGGCGGTGGGTGCTGGGTCTGCATTGCTGTGTCCTACCAAGGAATCTGTAGGAAAGGAAAGCGGGGTCCTCTCTTTGGGAGGAACCCCTACTCATGGGGACTACGCTGTAAATGGGCCTCATTTGAGTTCTGGCATAACAACAAGGAGACAGAAGTTAAGTATAAGACACATTGCTCCACTATAGGAGTGTATTTGGACCACAGTGCTGGAATTCTGGCATTTTACAATGCTTCGGACATGAGTCTTATTTATAAGGCCCAAATGCAGTTCACTGAGCCCGTTTATCCTGGGTTTGGACTGGCAGGGACAGGTTCCTATGTGAGAATTTGTAATCAAGCAGAACAAGTGTCTGAAACATCTTCTCCTGCATTTATCTCTGACAGTTCTGACAGTTCTTTGTAA